A genomic window from Ascaphus truei isolate aAscTru1 chromosome 1, aAscTru1.hap1, whole genome shotgun sequence includes:
- the LOC142470700 gene encoding uncharacterized protein LOC142470700, whose product MLLLYIVAPEGHVSPEREQVSSPGSASSTHLEEHDEEDYDDDDDDDDDDDDAAAAAIDTQIQASDHEEVPIETVLPPKRPANTTYDAIVASEGKIVEAENRRHSDLMTVLERMIALQEETVSQLAHLHRVFIEVPKQLQKINTSFEALVVQQTQANYWRMTNVPQFNTSQAGSVHAGQFSPHSSDIHSPGPNVTGQVADIAVQVPDDILPLPSVQIQQQTPTKEATKTKQDTHETDQPSLVQCLPTCSHVSVDTSPVREQSLPKSPVGESLPKSPVGESLPKSPVGESLPKSPVGESLPKSPVGESLPKSPVGESLATSPVGESLATSPVGEQSLPKSPVGESLPKSPVGESLATSPASEVPEATQSGSVVPKVGGKRKRKIQETTSRPVTRSQKEQKK is encoded by the exons atgttattgttatatatagttgcccctgaaggacatgtgtcacctgagagggaacaagtgtcttcacctgggtcagccagctcaacacacctagaag aacatgatgaagaggattatgatgatgatgatgatgatgatgatgatgatgatgatgccgccgccgccgccatagacacacaaatacaagcaagtgaccatgaagaggttccaattgaaactgttttaccgccaaaacgtccagcaaataccacatatgatgcaattgtagcttctgagggaaaaattgtggaagcagaaaatcgtcgccattctgacctgatgacagtgctggaaaggatgattgcactgcaggaagaaacagtttcacaattggcacatctccacagagtcttcattgaagtgcctaaacagttgcaaaaaatcaacacctcattcgaagcattagttgttcaacaaacacaagctaattactggagaatgactaatgtaccacaattcaacacctcacaggcaggatctgttcatgcaggtcagttttcaccacattcatctgatattcattcaccaggcccaaatgttaccggtcaagtagcagacattgctgtgcaggttcctgatgacatcctaccgctgccatctgtacaaattcagcagcagacacctacaaaggaggcgacaaaaacaaaacaagacacacatgaaacagaccaaccatcacttgtgcagtgtctaccaacttgctcacatgtgtcagtggacacaagccctgtccgtgaacagtcactacccaaaagccctgtaggtgagtcactgcccaaaagccctgtaggtgaatcgctgcccaaaagccctgtaggtgaatcgctgcccaaaagccctgtaggtgaatcgctgcccaaaagccctgtaggtgaatcactgcccaaaagccctgtaggtgagtcactggccacaagccctgtaggtgagtcactggccacaagccctgtaggtgaacagtcactacccaaaagccctgtaggtgagtcactgcccaaaagccctgtaggtgagtcactggccacaagccctgccagtgaagtgccagaggccactcaaagtggctctgttgtgcctaaagttggtggcaaaagaaaaaggaaaattcaagagacaacaagcaggcctgttactcgctcgcaaaaggaacaaaaaaaataa